In Persicimonas caeni, a single window of DNA contains:
- a CDS encoding IPT/TIG domain-containing protein: MMKRSPMVDVGKLVPWRVPRHMIGLLLMAGLAVSGCSEEVTGPDPGLEDPVQGQALPVNPGIICQEQHPEGGTRVEVTGENMAPVPVDLPGNPTVALPSLSLIKQATLGGQAETGTTITYGSEPGETNASLLSWESQSLMAFQVPNSLTLGDGTDGMLPTGVYDVQVTNPNESDATSMGALAVAPRPTVEEVSPGLVCVAQGSETITLTAQTVLRIGDNQAVVRIGGNEFTVDSTDGCTPVAHEGLDAEFCDTVTVTLEQGSLPAGFHDVVVANPETAACVSDPAADAVSLRVVDAPEITSIEPAALCSTELPATVTLVGTGFLEVDGELPTVTVNGTDVTVDSIGGTCEDLETQGATVRSCTEVTVTLPDDPSISAGTQTTVELTNPGTADCTGQTSTQLSVAGPPTVTDAQPSEICSDQPETITVSGTGFVDGATVTVGTAQATSVTVNNDGTELTAEFSQGIAPGTYDVTVENAPGCGDTLEAAISVEPTPLVFFVDPPVVYNDIAIEATIFTTGLDAAASTVEVVADDGTATALTGIRSPTRFNRILGTIPSGLTPGVYDVRVTSDIGCAGTLEDAITITDTTTIDIASVEPAFVSPTEATGITIAADANSTALFEATPRVYINPNPAQTGAIATALRAVEFQDDQTLSAVVPGGLNPGTYDLIVVNPGGEVGVLTQGVTVTSAEPPLVTGVQPGSFDAGTTPTATVFGENFQSGATVEFTCDLNGTTSTPSVGASFVSATELTITPDLSNVSAGNVCLVRVINPDGASFEFSAVSVKEPAQNLFPFSTTSSMQEPRRALGLEAGRPTATSRFLYAMGGDDGTLANAKTSVESARVGVFGALGSWFDQRYSLPEARTLASTAIIGRYIYMVGGSNGTSAQNTLYRAQILDPLAGPEVTDLDAELGDGTTGLDGGTWYYKVSATFPDTDPDNPGGESLPGEVLSVQLPDRQENIILTLTWDQVPGADGYRIYRTAAADGDADNVELLAEVTDGTTTSYTDDGQTAVTTGTVPLPPGSLGQWRDMTGSALNTARANHATVAVQNPNDVSQYFLYAFGGRDASDTLLDSYEWATVDVAADGTQTVSGWTTGTRTIGAAKEGLVAWTVTNRESGDVAAGETYIFVGTGFLANGQSTGAILSGFLDATSTDGDLMASAGGTLDTENGISTGRGGAVGAAANDFLFLFAGGRNTAITNDQSTEIIAGPDLDNWNALGGGSLPTPRFYPALASESAFFFVAGGADDAGNALDVVEQTVK; encoded by the coding sequence ATGATGAAACGATCTCCGATGGTTGATGTTGGCAAACTCGTCCCGTGGCGCGTACCGCGTCACATGATTGGTCTCCTATTGATGGCCGGACTGGCCGTCAGTGGCTGCAGTGAAGAGGTCACCGGCCCGGACCCGGGCCTCGAAGACCCGGTGCAGGGTCAAGCGCTTCCGGTCAACCCCGGGATCATCTGCCAAGAGCAGCACCCCGAGGGAGGCACGCGCGTCGAGGTCACCGGCGAAAATATGGCGCCGGTGCCCGTCGACCTGCCGGGCAACCCGACGGTGGCGCTGCCGTCGCTGTCGCTGATCAAACAAGCCACGCTCGGCGGCCAAGCCGAGACGGGCACGACGATCACGTACGGCAGCGAGCCGGGCGAGACCAACGCCTCGCTGCTCAGCTGGGAGAGCCAGTCGTTGATGGCCTTCCAGGTGCCCAACAGCCTGACGTTGGGCGACGGCACCGACGGCATGCTCCCCACGGGCGTGTATGACGTGCAGGTGACCAACCCCAACGAGTCCGACGCGACCTCGATGGGTGCGCTTGCGGTCGCGCCGCGGCCCACCGTCGAAGAGGTCAGCCCCGGCCTTGTCTGCGTGGCTCAGGGGTCGGAGACGATCACGCTGACCGCCCAGACGGTGCTTCGCATCGGCGACAACCAGGCGGTCGTGCGCATCGGCGGCAACGAATTCACCGTCGACTCGACCGACGGCTGCACCCCGGTGGCCCACGAGGGCCTCGACGCCGAGTTCTGCGACACCGTCACCGTCACCCTCGAGCAGGGCAGCCTGCCGGCCGGCTTCCACGACGTGGTGGTCGCCAACCCGGAGACGGCTGCATGTGTGAGCGACCCGGCCGCCGACGCGGTCAGCCTGCGCGTGGTCGACGCCCCCGAGATCACCAGCATCGAGCCGGCCGCGCTTTGCAGCACCGAGCTTCCGGCCACCGTCACCCTGGTGGGCACCGGCTTTCTGGAGGTCGACGGCGAGCTTCCCACCGTCACGGTCAACGGCACCGACGTCACCGTCGACAGCATCGGCGGCACCTGTGAAGACCTCGAGACCCAGGGCGCCACGGTGCGCTCGTGCACCGAGGTCACCGTCACCCTGCCCGACGACCCGTCCATCTCGGCGGGCACCCAGACGACCGTCGAGCTGACCAACCCGGGCACCGCCGACTGCACCGGCCAGACCTCCACGCAACTGTCGGTCGCCGGGCCGCCCACGGTCACCGACGCACAGCCGTCCGAAATCTGCAGCGACCAGCCCGAGACGATCACGGTGTCTGGCACCGGGTTCGTCGACGGCGCCACCGTCACGGTGGGCACCGCGCAGGCGACCTCGGTCACCGTCAACAACGACGGCACCGAGCTGACCGCCGAGTTCAGCCAGGGCATCGCCCCGGGCACCTACGACGTCACCGTCGAGAACGCGCCCGGCTGCGGCGACACCCTCGAAGCGGCCATCTCCGTCGAGCCGACCCCGCTGGTCTTCTTCGTCGACCCGCCGGTCGTCTACAACGACATCGCCATCGAGGCGACGATCTTTACCACCGGCCTCGACGCCGCCGCCTCGACGGTCGAGGTGGTCGCCGACGACGGCACCGCCACCGCGTTGACCGGCATCCGCAGCCCGACGCGCTTCAACCGCATCCTGGGCACCATCCCCAGCGGGCTGACCCCGGGCGTCTACGACGTGCGCGTGACCAGCGACATCGGCTGTGCGGGCACCCTCGAAGACGCGATCACCATCACCGACACCACGACCATCGACATCGCCTCGGTCGAGCCGGCGTTCGTCTCGCCGACCGAAGCTACCGGCATCACGATCGCCGCCGACGCCAACTCCACGGCGCTGTTCGAGGCCACCCCGCGCGTCTACATCAACCCGAATCCGGCCCAGACCGGCGCGATCGCCACGGCGCTTCGCGCGGTCGAGTTCCAGGACGACCAGACCTTGAGCGCGGTCGTCCCCGGCGGGCTCAACCCGGGCACCTACGACCTCATCGTGGTCAACCCCGGCGGTGAAGTCGGCGTGCTCACCCAGGGCGTGACCGTGACCAGCGCCGAGCCGCCGCTCGTCACCGGCGTGCAGCCCGGCTCGTTCGACGCGGGCACCACGCCCACCGCCACGGTCTTCGGCGAGAACTTCCAGAGTGGCGCGACCGTCGAGTTCACCTGTGACCTCAACGGCACCACGAGCACCCCGTCGGTGGGCGCCTCCTTCGTCAGCGCCACCGAGCTGACCATCACCCCCGACCTGAGCAACGTGTCGGCGGGCAACGTCTGCCTGGTGCGCGTGATCAACCCCGACGGCGCCTCCTTCGAGTTCTCGGCGGTCTCGGTCAAAGAGCCGGCCCAGAACTTGTTCCCCTTCTCGACCACCAGCAGCATGCAGGAGCCGCGTCGCGCCCTCGGCCTCGAGGCGGGACGTCCCACCGCCACCAGCCGCTTCCTGTACGCCATGGGTGGTGACGACGGCACGCTGGCCAACGCCAAGACGAGCGTCGAGTCGGCGCGCGTGGGCGTCTTCGGCGCCCTGGGAAGCTGGTTCGACCAGCGCTACAGCCTGCCCGAAGCGCGCACCCTGGCGTCGACGGCGATCATCGGTCGCTACATCTACATGGTCGGCGGCAGCAACGGCACCAGCGCTCAGAACACCCTGTACCGCGCCCAGATCTTGGATCCGTTGGCCGGCCCCGAGGTCACCGACCTCGACGCCGAGTTGGGCGACGGCACCACCGGCCTCGACGGAGGCACCTGGTACTACAAGGTCTCGGCGACCTTCCCCGACACCGACCCGGACAACCCGGGCGGCGAGTCGCTCCCCGGCGAGGTGCTGAGCGTGCAGCTTCCCGACCGTCAGGAGAATATCATCCTGACGCTGACCTGGGATCAGGTGCCCGGCGCCGACGGCTACCGCATCTACCGCACCGCCGCGGCTGACGGCGACGCCGACAACGTCGAGCTTCTGGCCGAGGTCACCGACGGCACGACCACCAGCTACACCGACGACGGCCAGACCGCGGTCACCACGGGCACGGTGCCGCTCCCGCCCGGCTCGCTGGGTCAATGGCGTGACATGACCGGCTCGGCGCTGAACACCGCGCGTGCCAACCACGCCACCGTCGCCGTGCAGAACCCCAACGACGTCAGCCAGTACTTCCTGTACGCCTTCGGCGGGCGCGACGCCTCCGACACGCTGCTCGACTCGTACGAGTGGGCCACTGTCGACGTCGCCGCCGACGGCACCCAGACGGTGTCGGGCTGGACCACGGGCACGCGCACCATCGGCGCAGCCAAAGAAGGCCTGGTCGCCTGGACGGTCACCAACCGCGAGAGCGGCGATGTGGCCGCCGGCGAGACTTACATCTTCGTGGGCACCGGCTTTTTGGCCAACGGTCAGTCGACGGGCGCCATCTTGTCGGGCTTCCTCGACGCCACGAGCACCGACGGCGACCTGATGGCCTCGGCAGGCGGCACGCTCGACACCGAAAACGGTATCTCGACGGGCCGAGGTGGCGCCGTCGGCGCTGCGGCCAACGATTTCCTGTTCCTGTTCGCGGGTGGGCGAAACACCGCCATCACCAACGACCAGTCGACCGAGATCATCGCAGGTCCCGATCTCGACAACTGGAATGCACTCGGTGGAGGTAGCCTGCCGACGCCGCGCTTCTACCCGGCGCTGGCCTCCGAGAGCGCATTCTTCTTCGTCGCAGGCGGCGCCGACGACGCCGGCAACGCCCTCGACGTGGTCGAGCAGACGGTCAAATAA
- a CDS encoding porin family protein, producing the protein MKSMMHIKLLALAAVLTLAPATAFSQQMGTPPEDEQPAATETETDTETDTEPEAQPAEGEEMAEPMAEDEAVEPMADEDATVGAEMEVGADDELIYQQGGLSGLGLVIGAKVGGGFPQLTSEFDTTFTGELELGYTLPVLDRSIEVFLSGQYAAPSSEETEAGPDERLPGDGTWSYEATMHQVVLTLGGLYRLDVGSDLVVPYGALGGRMYLWQTDVDGEADGQPFGEYEEQDTDFGGYAALGADFFLGPGSLLVEVQFGYASVDNFILRDTDTGSLNAVIGYRMFL; encoded by the coding sequence ATGAAATCGATGATGCATATAAAACTATTGGCCCTGGCCGCCGTGCTCACCCTCGCCCCGGCCACCGCGTTCAGCCAGCAGATGGGAACTCCGCCGGAAGACGAGCAGCCGGCGGCGACGGAGACCGAGACAGACACTGAGACCGACACCGAACCGGAGGCTCAACCGGCCGAAGGCGAGGAGATGGCCGAGCCGATGGCCGAAGACGAGGCCGTCGAGCCGATGGCCGACGAAGACGCCACCGTCGGCGCCGAGATGGAAGTCGGCGCCGACGACGAGCTGATCTACCAGCAAGGCGGGCTCTCGGGCCTCGGCCTGGTCATCGGCGCCAAGGTCGGCGGCGGCTTCCCGCAGCTCACCAGCGAATTCGACACCACCTTCACCGGCGAGCTCGAGCTCGGCTACACCCTGCCGGTGCTCGACCGCAGCATCGAGGTCTTCTTGAGCGGCCAGTACGCCGCGCCCAGCTCCGAGGAGACCGAGGCCGGCCCCGACGAGCGCCTCCCCGGCGACGGCACCTGGAGCTACGAGGCCACGATGCACCAGGTCGTGCTCACCCTGGGCGGCCTGTACCGCCTCGACGTCGGCTCGGACCTGGTCGTCCCCTACGGCGCCCTGGGCGGACGGATGTACCTGTGGCAGACCGACGTCGACGGCGAAGCCGACGGCCAGCCGTTCGGCGAGTACGAAGAGCAGGACACCGACTTTGGCGGCTACGCGGCGCTGGGCGCCGACTTCTTCCTGGGGCCCGGTTCGCTTCTGGTCGAAGTGCAGTTCGGCTACGCCTCGGTCGATAACTTCATCTTGCGCGATACCGACACGGGCAGTTTGAACGCGGTGATTGGGTATCGGATGTTTTTGTAA
- a CDS encoding nitroreductase family protein codes for MSTAKKHPKAPTPPSSKLAATDHPVHDLIARRFSPRAFANKPIDDATLRSIFEAARWAPSAFNAQPWSFIVARREDETAFEKASSMLMDGNKRWATEAAALVLVMAQTHDPETGRNYSHGRHDVGLATGFLLLQALDHDVYAHPMAGIHRDKIAEAYGIPEHFEPITALALGYLGEPADLPDDLEERERAPRSRRPQDDFVHMGEW; via the coding sequence ATGAGCACCGCCAAGAAGCACCCCAAAGCTCCCACGCCGCCCTCCAGCAAACTCGCCGCCACCGACCACCCGGTCCACGACCTCATCGCGCGTCGCTTCAGCCCGCGCGCCTTCGCAAACAAGCCGATCGACGACGCGACCCTGCGCTCCATCTTCGAGGCCGCGCGCTGGGCACCCTCGGCGTTCAACGCCCAGCCGTGGAGCTTTATCGTGGCGCGGCGCGAGGACGAAACAGCGTTCGAAAAGGCGTCGAGCATGCTCATGGACGGCAACAAGCGGTGGGCCACGGAGGCCGCCGCGCTGGTGTTGGTGATGGCGCAGACCCACGATCCCGAGACCGGTCGCAACTACAGCCACGGCCGCCACGACGTGGGCCTCGCCACCGGGTTTTTGCTCCTGCAGGCGCTCGACCACGACGTCTATGCCCACCCGATGGCCGGCATTCACCGCGACAAGATCGCCGAAGCGTACGGCATCCCCGAGCATTTCGAGCCGATCACGGCGCTGGCGCTGGGGTATCTGGGCGAGCCCGCCGACCTGCCCGACGACCTCGAAGAGCGCGAGCGTGCCCCGCGCAGCCGCCGCCCTCAGGACGACTTCGTGCACATGGGAGAGTGGTAG
- a CDS encoding thymidine phosphorylase: MHVPELIRRKRDGEKLSADELRALIKGYTDGDIPDYQMAAFAMAVYFQSMDSDELGAWTDAMLRSGEVLDLSDIRGVKVDKHSTGGVGDKVSLILAPLAVAAGLKVPMISGRGLGHTGGTLDKLESIPGFDVNQPVGEFRRLVDDIGLGLIGQTGEIAPADKKLYALRDVTATVECIPLIASSIMSKKLAEGIDALVLDVKVGSGAFMKDVDNARKLGETMIGIGQAMGTEVRALITDMDQPLGLAVGNTLEVVESIATLRGEGPEDLTEITVELVCEMLDAADKVDDRDYTKKMLYELLQDGSALHVFREIIEAQGGNPEVCDDPTIMGVADHVVTFGAPKAGVIEHMNAEQVGLAALELGAGRHTKEDDIDPAVGLVFRKKRGETVEKDEPILEIHHNGKGLKDCVARLEKAIRIGDGPADDKPLIIERLG, from the coding sequence ATGCACGTTCCCGAACTCATCCGACGCAAACGAGACGGCGAAAAACTGAGCGCCGACGAGCTTCGCGCGCTCATCAAGGGCTATACCGACGGCGATATCCCCGACTACCAGATGGCCGCCTTTGCCATGGCCGTCTACTTCCAGTCGATGGACTCCGATGAGCTCGGCGCCTGGACCGACGCGATGCTGCGCTCGGGTGAGGTGCTCGACCTGTCGGATATCAGGGGCGTCAAGGTCGACAAGCACTCCACAGGCGGAGTGGGCGACAAGGTCTCGCTCATCCTCGCCCCGCTGGCCGTGGCCGCGGGTCTGAAGGTCCCGATGATCTCGGGACGCGGCCTGGGCCACACCGGCGGCACCCTCGACAAGCTCGAGAGCATCCCCGGCTTCGACGTCAACCAGCCGGTCGGCGAGTTTCGCCGCCTGGTCGACGACATCGGGCTGGGCCTGATCGGCCAGACCGGCGAAATCGCGCCGGCCGACAAAAAGCTGTACGCGCTGCGCGACGTCACCGCCACCGTCGAGTGCATCCCGCTCATCGCAAGCTCGATCATGAGCAAGAAGCTCGCCGAGGGCATCGACGCGCTGGTGCTCGACGTCAAAGTCGGCAGCGGCGCGTTCATGAAGGACGTCGACAACGCGCGCAAGCTGGGCGAGACGATGATCGGCATCGGCCAGGCGATGGGCACCGAGGTGCGCGCGCTCATTACCGACATGGACCAGCCGCTGGGCTTGGCCGTGGGCAACACCCTCGAGGTCGTCGAGTCGATCGCCACGCTTCGCGGCGAAGGCCCCGAAGACCTCACCGAGATCACCGTCGAACTCGTCTGCGAGATGCTCGACGCCGCCGACAAGGTCGACGATCGCGACTACACCAAAAAGATGCTCTACGAGCTTCTGCAAGACGGCTCGGCGCTGCACGTCTTCCGCGAGATCATCGAAGCCCAGGGCGGCAACCCCGAGGTGTGCGACGACCCGACGATCATGGGCGTAGCCGACCACGTGGTCACCTTCGGCGCCCCCAAGGCCGGCGTCATCGAACACATGAACGCCGAGCAGGTCGGCCTGGCCGCCCTCGAGCTGGGCGCCGGCCGCCACACCAAAGAAGACGACATCGACCCGGCCGTCGGCCTCGTCTTCCGCAAAAAGCGCGGCGAGACGGTCGAAAAAGACGAGCCCATCCTGGAAATCCACCACAACGGCAAGGGCCTCAAAGACTGCGTGGCGCGCCTGGAGAAGGCGATCCGCATCGGCGACGGCCCGGCCGACGACAAGCCGTTGATCATCGAGCGGCTGGGTTGA